In the genome of Notamacropus eugenii isolate mMacEug1 chromosome 5, mMacEug1.pri_v2, whole genome shotgun sequence, one region contains:
- the LOC140506306 gene encoding band 4.1-like protein 5, translating to MIPIHPSAVEENAVLKTATDELDALLSSLTENLIDLAAVPPVSSLSSVTPRWIVPQTSTLSNGILGNEVALERKEECDDPEVLSLMAQPGPFLVDAVTTSVPSLTEGALRKQHKCLLTTEL from the exons ATGATTCCCATACATCCGAGTGCTGTGGAAGAGAATGCTGTTCTGAAG acTGCCACTGATGAATTGGATGCCCTGCTCTCATCCTTAACAGAGAATCTGATTGATTTAGCTGCTGTACCTCCG GTGTCTTCCTTATCCTCGGTTACACCCCGGTGGATTGTGCCA CAGACCAGCACTCTTTCCAATGGAATCTTAGGGAATGAAGTGGctctggaaaggaaagaggaatgtGATGACCCAGAGGTGCTCTCTTTGATGGCCCAGCCAGGTCCCTTCCTAGTTGATGCTGTGACCAC ctctgtccCCAGCCTGACTGAAGGAGCTTTGAGGAAGCAGCATAAATGTTTGCTCACGACAGAGCTGTGA